The Flammeovirgaceae bacterium genome contains a region encoding:
- a CDS encoding response regulator transcription factor — translation MEKGTLYLVDDHQLVIDGIIALVEGSGEWKVIGYANSGEEALRKIPILKPDIILMDLEMPRMNGLQCTEKLLAHNPQAKVVILTFHQEKALVQKMVKMGVSGYIMKNAPRQEFLTGLQLVRQGGKFYSSQLTESMLEVNPLAVRKESNIKLLALLSQREREVLKLIAEGISSKSIAEKLNLSPATVETHRKNLLKKLNARNSAALIRMALTEGLLD, via the coding sequence ATGGAAAAAGGTACCCTTTACCTGGTAGATGATCATCAATTGGTTATTGATGGCATTATCGCGTTGGTTGAAGGAAGTGGAGAATGGAAAGTAATCGGGTATGCCAATTCGGGTGAGGAAGCCCTCCGGAAAATCCCGATACTGAAGCCGGATATCATTTTAATGGATCTGGAAATGCCCCGGATGAACGGCCTGCAGTGCACCGAAAAACTACTCGCACATAATCCGCAGGCTAAAGTTGTTATCCTAACCTTTCATCAGGAAAAGGCCCTTGTACAGAAGATGGTTAAAATGGGGGTGAGCGGCTACATCATGAAAAATGCACCCCGGCAGGAGTTTCTTACCGGGTTGCAACTGGTTAGGCAGGGTGGTAAATTTTATTCCAGCCAACTTACCGAATCCATGCTCGAAGTAAACCCGCTCGCAGTCCGCAAGGAGTCGAACATAAAATTACTTGCTCTACTCAGTCAGCGCGAGCGCGAGGTACTGAAACTGATAGCCGAGGGTATATCCAGCAAATCGATAGCTGAAAAATTAAACCTCTCGCCCGCAACAGTAGAAACCCACCGTAAAAACCTGTTGAAGAAACTCAATGCCCGCAATTCGGCCGCACTCATCCGCATGGCCCTGACAGAAGGTCTGCTCGACTGA
- the ettA gene encoding energy-dependent translational throttle protein EttA gives MADEKIIFSMAGVNKIYPPNKQVLKDIYLSFFYGAKIGVLGLNGSGKSSLLRIIAGVDKEFQGEVVSDLSFSVGLLEQEPKLDKSKTVREIVEEGVKDTVALLKEFEAVNEKFADPAVMEDPDAMEKLITRQGEIQEKLDAIGAWELDHKLERAMDALRCPPPDAKIEFLSGGEKRRVALCRLLLQEPDVLLLDEPTNHLDAESVLWLEQHLKQYKGTVIAVTHDRYFLDNVAGWILELDRGEGIPWKGNYSSWLEQKQKRLAQEEKTESKRQKALERELEWVRMSPKGRHAKGKARLNAYEKLLTQEVKEREEKLELYIPPGPRLGNKVIEAKNVSKAFGDKLLMENLTFSLPPAGIVGIIGPNGAGKTTLFKMIIGKEKPDAGTFEVGETVQIAYVDQEHDDLKPDETVWQAISGGNDIIMLGGKEMNSRAYVGKFNFNGTDQQRKIKELSGGMRNRVHLAIALKQGGNLLLLDEPTNDLDVNTLRALEEALENFAGCAVIISHDRWFLDRVCTHILAFEGDSQVYWFEGTFSEYEENKKKRLGDDQPHRIKYKKLVS, from the coding sequence CGAAAAAATAATTTTCTCGATGGCGGGCGTAAACAAAATTTACCCGCCCAATAAACAGGTACTTAAAGACATCTACCTGTCTTTCTTTTATGGTGCCAAAATCGGTGTACTCGGATTGAACGGATCAGGCAAGTCATCGCTGCTGCGGATTATAGCCGGTGTGGATAAGGAATTTCAGGGCGAAGTTGTATCTGACCTTTCCTTTTCGGTTGGCTTGCTGGAGCAGGAACCTAAACTCGACAAATCAAAAACCGTTCGCGAAATTGTTGAAGAAGGTGTAAAGGATACAGTAGCTTTATTGAAAGAGTTTGAAGCCGTGAACGAAAAATTTGCCGACCCGGCCGTGATGGAGGACCCTGACGCCATGGAAAAACTCATCACCCGGCAGGGTGAAATTCAGGAAAAACTGGATGCCATAGGCGCCTGGGAACTTGACCACAAGCTGGAACGCGCCATGGATGCCCTACGCTGCCCGCCTCCGGATGCAAAAATTGAATTTTTATCGGGAGGCGAAAAACGAAGGGTTGCTTTATGTCGGCTACTCTTGCAAGAGCCCGATGTACTGCTGCTGGACGAACCTACCAACCACCTCGATGCCGAATCGGTACTCTGGCTGGAGCAACACCTGAAGCAATACAAAGGAACGGTTATTGCCGTTACCCACGACCGCTACTTTTTGGACAATGTGGCCGGCTGGATTCTGGAACTCGACCGCGGTGAGGGCATTCCATGGAAAGGAAATTATTCATCATGGCTTGAGCAAAAGCAAAAGCGCCTGGCCCAGGAAGAAAAAACCGAATCAAAACGACAAAAAGCACTTGAGCGGGAATTGGAGTGGGTGCGGATGAGTCCAAAAGGCCGTCATGCCAAAGGCAAAGCACGTTTAAATGCATACGAAAAACTGTTGACCCAGGAAGTAAAAGAACGCGAAGAGAAACTGGAACTTTACATTCCGCCCGGCCCGCGGCTCGGTAACAAGGTTATCGAGGCAAAAAATGTTTCCAAAGCATTTGGCGATAAGCTGCTGATGGAGAACCTCACTTTCTCGTTACCACCGGCCGGCATTGTCGGTATTATCGGTCCGAACGGTGCCGGTAAAACCACGCTGTTTAAAATGATCATCGGAAAAGAAAAACCCGATGCCGGAACTTTTGAAGTGGGCGAAACCGTACAGATAGCTTATGTTGACCAGGAACATGATGACCTGAAACCCGATGAAACCGTTTGGCAGGCCATCAGTGGTGGCAACGATATTATTATGCTGGGTGGTAAAGAAATGAACTCGCGCGCCTATGTAGGCAAGTTTAATTTTAACGGCACCGACCAGCAACGCAAAATCAAAGAGCTTTCGGGCGGTATGCGCAACCGCGTACACCTGGCCATTGCGCTCAAACAAGGTGGCAACCTGCTGCTGCTGGATGAACCCACCAACGACCTTGACGTAAACACGCTGCGCGCATTGGAAGAAGCCCTTGAAAATTTCGCAGGTTGTGCCGTAATCATTTCGCACGACCGCTGGTTTTTAGACCGCGTGTGCACGCACATCCTCGCTTTTGAGGGCGACTCGCAGGTATATTGGTTTGAGGGAACTTTTAGCGAATATGAAGAGAACAAGAAAAAACGCCTTGGCGATGACCAGCCCCACCGGATTAAGTATAAAAAGTTAGTGAGTTGA